In Lusitaniella coriacea LEGE 07157, one genomic interval encodes:
- a CDS encoding Dabb family protein: MVEHIVLFKWKEGTSPGTISLVMDKLKGLKEQIPEIEDLSCGENFSDRAQGFEHALVVRFRDRDALETYQPHPAHQEVVQTLIQPILAGILSVDYEIQ, encoded by the coding sequence ATGGTTGAACATATCGTTTTGTTTAAGTGGAAAGAAGGAACCTCGCCAGGAACAATTTCCCTTGTAATGGATAAGTTGAAGGGACTCAAAGAGCAAATTCCCGAAATTGAGGATTTATCCTGTGGCGAAAACTTCTCAGATCGCGCTCAAGGCTTTGAACACGCCTTAGTCGTTCGTTTCCGCGATCGCGATGCTCTCGAAACGTACCAACCCCATCCCGCTCATCAAGAAGTCGTGCAAACTCTAATTCAACCGATTTTGGCAGGGATTCTCTCGGTAGACTACGAAATCCAATAG
- a CDS encoding glycosyltransferase family protein translates to MGNAQDILILSNGPGELTTWVRPVVRELRRQLSEDRSQLRISVILSPCPNATGKEADIARSYPEIDRVQAAKHFFPFLLWGKTAENWDWRDRGIVLFLGGDQLFPVIIGKRLGYRTVIYAEWDARWWRWVDAFGVMNPSVRVPPEYQHKLTVVGDLMADVDIGDGERLKGKGESENEGSLEDMTIEGRGAMLAPNPGKDNVGAGVANHPPGQRTNNELIGLLPGSKGMKLRVGVPLCCAIAEYINQQRPQTRFFIPVAPTLDVTTLAQYADSQQNPVIANAGNISAELIALEGETPFLKTSGGVRIDLVTQFPAYDLLSQCRICLTTIGANTAELSALAVPMLVLLPTQQLDTMRAWDGIPGILVNLPGVGSSFAKLVNWFAIQSTRKHKRLYAWPNIWAKEEIVPELLGKLEPQEIGAMVVDYLEHPKKLSEMRDRLRKVRGESGAAEKLARLVCEELVKIPL, encoded by the coding sequence ATGGGAAACGCCCAAGATATTTTGATTTTGTCCAATGGACCCGGAGAATTAACAACTTGGGTGCGTCCGGTGGTGAGAGAACTGAGGAGGCAACTGAGTGAAGATCGTTCTCAGCTTCGCATCTCGGTTATTTTATCGCCCTGTCCCAATGCAACGGGGAAAGAGGCAGACATCGCACGTTCTTATCCGGAAATTGACAGAGTTCAAGCCGCAAAACACTTCTTTCCCTTTCTCCTGTGGGGGAAGACTGCGGAAAATTGGGATTGGCGCGATCGCGGAATTGTTCTATTTTTGGGGGGAGATCAACTCTTTCCGGTGATTATTGGCAAGCGATTGGGATATCGCACGGTTATTTACGCCGAGTGGGATGCCCGGTGGTGGCGTTGGGTGGATGCGTTTGGAGTAATGAATCCTTCCGTGCGCGTACCGCCAGAATACCAGCATAAATTGACGGTCGTGGGAGATTTGATGGCAGACGTTGATATTGGGGACGGGGAAAGGTTAAAGGGGAAAGGGGAAAGTGAGAATGAGGGAAGTTTGGAGGACATGACGATAGAGGGTAGGGGCGCAATGCTTGCGCCCAATCCAGGGAAAGATAATGTAGGAGCGGGTGTAGCTAATCATCCCCCAGGACAAAGGACAAATAACGAACTTATTGGACTTCTTCCAGGATCGAAAGGAATGAAGTTGAGGGTGGGGGTTCCCCTTTGTTGCGCGATCGCGGAATATATCAACCAACAACGTCCGCAAACTCGCTTTTTCATTCCCGTTGCACCCACCCTAGACGTAACAACCCTAGCTCAATACGCCGACTCGCAACAAAACCCTGTTATTGCCAACGCAGGTAACATCAGTGCAGAATTAATCGCTTTGGAAGGCGAAACCCCCTTCTTAAAAACCTCTGGCGGAGTTCGCATCGATCTGGTTACCCAATTTCCCGCCTACGATCTTCTCTCCCAATGCCGTATTTGTTTGACAACCATTGGCGCGAACACCGCAGAACTCAGCGCACTCGCCGTTCCCATGCTGGTTTTACTCCCCACCCAACAACTGGACACCATGCGCGCTTGGGACGGAATACCAGGTATTTTGGTTAATTTACCCGGTGTGGGATCGAGTTTTGCCAAATTAGTGAATTGGTTCGCTATCCAATCCACACGCAAGCATAAACGATTGTACGCATGGCCGAATATTTGGGCAAAAGAAGAGATTGTCCCCGAATTATTGGGAAAACTAGAACCCCAGGAAATTGGCGCAATGGTGGTGGATTATCTCGAACATCCAAAAAAATTGTCAGAAATGCGCGATCGCCTGCGGAAGGTTCGTGGAGAATCGGGTGCAGCCGAAAAACTCGCTCGTTTGGTTTGTGAAGAATTGGTGAAGATCCCTCTGTAG
- a CDS encoding Uma2 family endonuclease has product MQTSSKIELPPPFPDHTQLPFEDGSFVKNFQEHPQSLILTDSIGSILQQRHPDGQYAIGQDCGIYWRQTDPPEKGAEAPDWFYVPNVPPLLDGKVRRSYVFWRELMAPLVALEFASGDGSEERDATPLGMVQDSEAVRPGKFWVYERIIRIPYYGIYEIATQKLEVYHLVDFAYQPLTANVRGHYAIAPLGVELGLWDGTYQNQTQLWLRWWDMEGNLLLIGDERAELERQQKELAQSQLKECALNLLREGMDVEKVARMTGLDLEQVSAIARENP; this is encoded by the coding sequence ATGCAAACATCCTCAAAGATCGAGCTTCCCCCTCCTTTTCCCGACCACACTCAACTCCCTTTTGAAGATGGTTCTTTTGTGAAGAATTTTCAAGAACATCCCCAAAGTCTAATTCTAACCGACTCGATTGGTTCAATTTTGCAACAACGCCATCCCGACGGACAGTACGCGATCGGTCAGGACTGCGGTATCTACTGGCGGCAAACCGATCCCCCCGAAAAGGGAGCAGAAGCACCGGATTGGTTTTACGTTCCCAATGTACCGCCGTTGCTCGATGGCAAAGTTCGCCGTTCCTACGTCTTTTGGCGTGAGTTGATGGCTCCTCTGGTCGCTTTGGAATTTGCCAGTGGGGACGGTTCAGAGGAACGAGATGCAACGCCTTTGGGAATGGTTCAGGATAGCGAAGCGGTTCGACCGGGTAAGTTCTGGGTGTACGAGCGCATTATCCGCATTCCCTACTACGGAATTTATGAAATTGCGACGCAAAAGCTGGAAGTGTATCACTTGGTCGATTTTGCCTATCAACCCCTAACTGCCAATGTAAGGGGACATTACGCGATCGCGCCCTTGGGAGTAGAATTGGGACTTTGGGACGGAACTTATCAAAATCAAACTCAACTTTGGCTGCGGTGGTGGGATATGGAGGGGAATCTTCTGCTGATTGGCGACGAACGCGCCGAACTCGAACGCCAGCAGAAGGAACTTGCTCAATCCCAACTCAAAGAATGCGCTCTCAATTTGTTGCGAGAAGGAATGGATGTTGAAAAGGTTGCTCGGATGACTGGACTCGACCTCGAACAAGTATCCGCGATCGCGCGAGAAAACCCATGA